In Candidatus Promineifilum breve, one genomic interval encodes:
- the gltB gene encoding glutamate synthase large subunit, which translates to MGRSEQQDQPDQAGQAQAQANEEPAQQGLYDPRFEHDACGVGFVAHIKGRRSHAIVADALTVLENMSHRGARGAEANTGDGAGLLVQLPHAFFAAAAEGLGFHLPPPGDYGVGLLFLPRDPDRRAACETAFAAIVAAEGQTLLGWRDVPTGDCDLGAGAARSEPFMRQVFIGRGDNLAADPLAFERKLFVIRRLAEKLMDCGRMAGDAAFYIASLSCRTTVYKGMLLAEQLRPYFPDLSDPLFDSAIALVHSRFSTNTFPAWKRAHPSRFLAHNGEINTIKGNVNAMRARATLFRSAAFGDDLPKLLPIIDEDGTDSAMFDNALEFLTLAGRSLPQAVMMMIPEPWEKNPAMSADKRAFYAYHSALMEPWDGPASIIFSDGALIGAVLDRNGLRPSRYYVTTDDRVIMASEVGVLDVPPDAVRYKGRLQPGRMLLVDTVEGRIVADDELKRRIAAEQPYADWLGEHLLTLEELPEAGRERMSTHDTVVLRQHAFGYAFEDLRLILAPMARDGVEPLASMGDDTPPAVLSVQPQLLYNYFRQLFAQVTNPPIDAIREELVTSSAVLLGSEGDLLNPRPEDCRRVRLQSPILTNAELAKLRGIGGRKPVVTGFSAITLPMLFPSRTGGAGLAAALEVLFAAADRGIAGGANLIILSDRGISRDEAAMPALLAVAGLHHHLIRRGTRSRVSLLVESGEPREIHHFACLIGYGADAINPFLAFETIHDLIARRQLTGIAYEDAVKKYLKACTKGVVKVISKMGISTVQSYHGAQIFEALGLSRVVVDRYFTGTPTRIEGADLDVIAAEAQQRHDSAFPERPANGHTLEAGGRYQYRQNGEFHLFNPSTIHRLQHAVREGDYAAYKQYAAEVHDRETHLATLRAMLEFNYPAAPVPLDEVEPVAAIMARFKTGAMSYGSISQEAHETLAIAMNRIGGRSNTGEGGEDPDRYSPDPTGRHNRNSAIKQVASGRFGVTIEYLSQAQEIQIKMAQGAKPGEGGQLPGHKVYPWIAKTRFSTPGVGLISPPPHHDIYSIEDLAQLIYDLKNANPAARINVKLVSEVGVGTVAAGVAKGHADVILISGHDGGTGASPASSIKHAGLPWELGLAETHQTLVLNNLRSRVRLETDGQLKSGRDVVIAALLGAEEFGFATGPLVAMGCIMMRVCHLDTCPVGVATQNPELRKRFMGKPEHVENFMRFVAEDVREHMAALGARTLDELIGRVDLLTPRDGGDHPKAGRLDLSALLFRPDVGPDVARRCTTAQDHGLASSLDQTVLLDLCAPALERGETVAATLPIRNVYRTVGTQLSHAITQRYGAAGLPEETIRLTFEGSAGQSFGAFLPPGVTFTLAGDANDYVGKGLCGGVIAIKPPDGSIFAPENNIIIGNVAFYGATSGEAYVRGVAGERFAVRNSGATLVIEGVGDHGCEYMTGGRVAVLGNTGRNFAAGMSGGIAYVYDHDGSFAERCNRDMVDLLPLEPADADELNNMVWKHALHTGSSPAWRMVGAWDETWTRFVKVMPKDYGRVLRALAEAEAAGLSGDDAIMAAFEANRRDLSRVGGN; encoded by the coding sequence ATGGGGCGTTCCGAGCAACAAGACCAGCCAGATCAAGCCGGCCAGGCGCAAGCCCAGGCCAATGAGGAGCCTGCTCAGCAGGGCCTCTACGATCCCCGTTTTGAGCATGACGCCTGCGGGGTGGGTTTCGTCGCCCACATCAAGGGCCGCCGTTCCCACGCCATCGTCGCCGACGCGCTGACGGTGTTGGAGAACATGAGCCACCGCGGGGCGCGCGGCGCCGAGGCCAACACCGGCGACGGGGCGGGCCTGCTCGTCCAGTTGCCCCACGCCTTCTTCGCCGCCGCGGCCGAGGGCCTGGGCTTCCACTTGCCGCCGCCGGGCGACTATGGCGTCGGCCTGCTCTTTCTGCCGCGTGACCCCGACCGTCGCGCTGCCTGCGAGACCGCCTTTGCTGCCATCGTCGCCGCCGAGGGGCAAACCCTGCTCGGCTGGCGCGACGTGCCGACGGGCGATTGCGATCTGGGGGCCGGCGCGGCCCGCAGCGAGCCGTTCATGCGCCAGGTGTTCATCGGCCGCGGCGACAATCTGGCCGCCGATCCGTTGGCCTTCGAGCGCAAGCTGTTCGTCATCCGCCGCCTGGCCGAAAAGCTGATGGACTGTGGCCGGATGGCCGGCGACGCCGCGTTCTACATCGCCTCGCTGTCGTGTCGCACCACGGTCTATAAGGGTATGTTGCTGGCCGAGCAACTGCGCCCCTACTTCCCCGATCTGTCCGACCCCCTTTTTGATTCGGCCATCGCCCTCGTCCATTCCCGCTTCTCAACCAATACCTTCCCGGCCTGGAAACGGGCCCATCCCAGCCGCTTTTTGGCCCACAATGGGGAGATCAATACCATCAAGGGCAACGTCAACGCCATGCGGGCGCGCGCGACGCTGTTTCGCTCGGCCGCCTTCGGCGATGACCTGCCCAAGCTGCTGCCCATCATCGACGAGGACGGCACCGACTCGGCCATGTTCGACAACGCGCTGGAGTTCCTGACCCTGGCCGGGCGCTCGCTGCCCCAGGCCGTGATGATGATGATCCCCGAGCCGTGGGAGAAGAACCCGGCCATGAGCGCCGACAAACGCGCCTTCTACGCCTACCATAGCGCCCTGATGGAGCCGTGGGACGGCCCGGCGTCGATTATCTTCAGCGACGGCGCGCTCATCGGCGCGGTGCTGGATCGCAACGGGCTGCGGCCGTCGCGCTATTACGTGACCACCGACGACCGGGTGATCATGGCCTCCGAGGTCGGCGTGCTCGACGTGCCGCCCGATGCCGTGCGCTACAAGGGCCGGCTGCAACCGGGGCGGATGCTGCTGGTCGATACGGTCGAGGGGCGCATTGTGGCTGACGACGAACTCAAGCGCCGCATCGCTGCCGAGCAGCCCTACGCCGATTGGCTGGGCGAGCACCTGCTGACGCTGGAAGAGCTGCCCGAGGCCGGTCGCGAGCGCATGTCGACCCACGACACGGTCGTCTTGCGCCAGCACGCCTTCGGCTATGCCTTCGAGGACTTGCGCCTCATCCTGGCCCCGATGGCCCGCGACGGCGTGGAACCGTTGGCCTCGATGGGCGACGACACGCCGCCGGCCGTCCTGTCGGTCCAGCCGCAATTGCTCTATAACTACTTCCGCCAACTGTTCGCCCAGGTGACCAACCCGCCCATCGACGCCATCCGCGAGGAACTGGTCACCAGCAGCGCCGTGCTGCTCGGCTCCGAGGGCGACCTGCTGAACCCGCGGCCGGAAGATTGCCGCCGCGTCCGCCTGCAATCCCCCATCCTGACCAACGCCGAACTGGCCAAGTTGCGCGGCATCGGCGGGCGCAAGCCGGTCGTGACCGGCTTCAGCGCCATCACCCTGCCGATGCTCTTCCCCTCGCGCACCGGCGGCGCGGGGCTGGCCGCCGCGCTCGAGGTGCTCTTCGCCGCCGCCGACCGGGGCATTGCCGGCGGCGCGAATCTGATCATCCTCAGCGACCGGGGCATCAGCCGCGACGAGGCGGCCATGCCGGCCCTGCTGGCCGTGGCCGGGCTGCACCACCATCTCATCCGTCGCGGGACGCGCTCGCGGGTCAGCCTGCTCGTCGAGTCGGGCGAGCCGCGCGAGATACATCACTTCGCCTGCCTGATCGGTTACGGCGCGGACGCTATTAACCCGTTCCTGGCCTTCGAGACCATCCACGACCTGATCGCCCGCCGCCAGTTGACCGGCATCGCCTACGAGGACGCGGTCAAGAAATACCTGAAAGCCTGCACCAAGGGCGTGGTCAAGGTCATCTCCAAGATGGGCATCTCCACCGTGCAGAGCTACCACGGGGCGCAAATCTTCGAGGCGTTGGGCCTCAGTCGCGTTGTGGTCGACCGCTATTTCACCGGCACGCCGACGCGCATCGAGGGGGCCGATCTCGACGTGATCGCCGCCGAGGCCCAGCAGCGCCACGACTCCGCCTTCCCGGAGCGCCCGGCCAACGGCCACACGCTGGAGGCCGGCGGCCGTTACCAGTACCGCCAGAACGGCGAGTTCCACCTGTTCAATCCCTCCACCATCCACCGCCTGCAACACGCCGTGCGCGAAGGGGATTACGCCGCCTACAAGCAGTACGCCGCCGAAGTCCACGACCGCGAGACCCATCTGGCGACGCTGCGGGCCATGCTGGAGTTCAACTACCCCGCCGCGCCCGTCCCGCTGGACGAAGTGGAGCCGGTCGCGGCCATCATGGCCCGCTTCAAGACGGGGGCCATGTCCTACGGCTCGATCAGCCAGGAGGCCCACGAGACGCTGGCCATCGCCATGAACCGCATCGGCGGCAGGAGCAACACCGGCGAGGGCGGCGAAGACCCCGACCGCTATTCGCCCGACCCCACCGGCCGCCACAACCGCAACAGCGCCATCAAGCAGGTCGCCAGCGGCCGGTTCGGCGTCACCATCGAATATCTGAGCCAGGCCCAGGAGATCCAGATCAAGATGGCCCAGGGAGCCAAACCCGGCGAGGGCGGCCAACTGCCCGGCCACAAGGTCTACCCCTGGATCGCCAAGACGCGCTTCTCGACGCCCGGCGTCGGTCTCATTTCGCCGCCGCCGCACCACGACATCTACTCCATCGAGGATTTGGCCCAGCTCATCTATGACTTGAAGAACGCCAACCCCGCCGCGCGGATCAACGTCAAGCTCGTGTCGGAGGTCGGCGTGGGCACGGTGGCCGCCGGGGTCGCCAAGGGGCACGCCGACGTCATCCTGATCAGCGGCCACGACGGCGGCACGGGCGCGTCGCCCGCGTCGAGCATCAAGCACGCCGGGCTGCCCTGGGAATTGGGGCTGGCCGAGACGCACCAGACGCTGGTGCTCAACAACCTGCGAAGCCGGGTGCGGCTGGAGACCGACGGCCAGCTCAAGAGCGGCCGCGACGTGGTCATCGCCGCGCTGCTGGGAGCCGAGGAGTTCGGCTTTGCCACCGGCCCGCTGGTGGCGATGGGGTGTATCATGATGCGCGTCTGCCATCTGGACACCTGCCCGGTGGGTGTGGCGACGCAAAACCCGGAATTGCGTAAGCGGTTTATGGGCAAACCGGAACACGTCGAGAACTTCATGCGCTTTGTGGCCGAGGACGTGCGCGAGCACATGGCCGCGCTGGGGGCGCGCACGTTGGACGAACTCATCGGCCGCGTCGACCTGCTGACCCCGCGCGACGGCGGCGATCATCCCAAGGCCGGGCGGCTCGATCTGTCGGCGCTGCTTTTCCGGCCCGACGTGGGGCCGGATGTGGCCCGGCGCTGCACCACGGCCCAGGATCACGGCCTGGCGAGCAGCCTGGATCAGACAGTGTTGCTCGACTTGTGTGCCCCGGCCCTGGAGCGCGGCGAGACGGTGGCGGCCACGCTGCCGATCCGCAACGTTTACCGCACGGTGGGCACGCAGCTCAGCCACGCCATCACCCAGCGCTACGGCGCGGCCGGGCTGCCGGAGGAGACGATTCGACTGACCTTTGAGGGGTCGGCCGGGCAGAGTTTCGGCGCGTTCCTGCCGCCGGGCGTCACCTTCACCCTGGCCGGCGACGCCAACGACTACGTGGGTAAGGGGTTGTGCGGCGGCGTCATCGCCATCAAGCCGCCCGACGGATCGATCTTCGCCCCGGAGAATAATATTATCATCGGCAACGTGGCCTTCTACGGCGCGACGAGCGGCGAGGCTTACGTGCGCGGCGTGGCCGGCGAGCGCTTTGCCGTGCGTAACAGTGGGGCGACGCTGGTCATCGAGGGCGTGGGCGATCACGGCTGCGAATACATGACCGGCGGCCGGGTGGCCGTGCTGGGCAATACCGGGCGCAACTTCGCCGCGGGCATGTCGGGCGGCATCGCCTACGTCTATGACCACGACGGCTCGTTCGCCGAGCGCTGCAATCGCGATATGGTCGATCTGTTGCCGCTGGAGCCGGCCGACGCCGACGAACTGAACAACATGGTCTGGAAGCACGCCCTCCACACCGGCAGCAGCCCGGCCTGGCGCATGGTCGGCGCGTGGGACGAGACGTGGACGCGTTTCGTGAAGGTGATGCCCAAGGATTACGGCCGCGTCCTGCGGGCGCTGGCCGAGGCCGAGGCCGCCGGGCTGTCGGGCGACGACGCGATCATGGCCGCCTTCGAGGCCAACCGCCGCGACCTGTCCCGCGTCGGCGGAAACTAA
- a CDS encoding ammonium transporter, with protein MNIVLVVGLLLFATRTAFAQDAVQPAVNALDTVWVLFCAFLVFFMQAGFGFLEAGFVRSKNVVNILAENFMDTTMATVAFIFVGFGLMFGAGNSFFGTEWFALRGIPEIYPGLTIPTLAFFFFQFAFCAAAGAIASGMMAERTNFKADLCYSLVTAGLIYPVFGHWVWGGGWLAQMGYIDFAGSSVVHIVGACIGLAGTLTLGKRKDKVFGDSIRGHSLPLAALGTFILWLGWFGFNPGSTLVAEPISISHIVVTTDFAATAGAIVAILLAYVQMRKWDISMAFNGALGGLVAITASAAFVTPMSALVIGSIAGVVVFLGVHMLEVFKIDDPVGALPVHGLNGVFGILAVGIFAGNGVGLLSGGGFAQLGIQLIGIVACIAWAFPVSLLLFQVLKRTVGLRVSAEVEEEGLDHAQHGLHSHPEFVEPTPLRPYGDLRPIGGLSAPAGTD; from the coding sequence GTGAATATCGTACTGGTGGTGGGTCTGTTGCTGTTCGCCACGCGCACGGCCTTTGCCCAGGACGCCGTCCAACCGGCCGTGAACGCGCTGGATACGGTCTGGGTACTGTTTTGCGCCTTCCTGGTCTTTTTCATGCAGGCCGGTTTCGGCTTTCTGGAGGCCGGTTTCGTGCGCTCCAAGAACGTCGTCAACATATTGGCCGAGAACTTCATGGACACGACGATGGCGACCGTGGCCTTCATCTTCGTCGGCTTCGGCCTGATGTTCGGTGCCGGCAACAGCTTCTTCGGCACGGAGTGGTTCGCCTTGCGCGGCATCCCGGAAATTTATCCGGGGCTGACCATCCCCACCCTGGCCTTCTTCTTTTTCCAATTCGCCTTCTGCGCCGCCGCGGGGGCCATCGCCTCGGGCATGATGGCCGAGCGCACCAACTTCAAGGCCGACCTGTGCTATAGCCTGGTCACGGCGGGCTTGATCTACCCGGTGTTCGGCCATTGGGTGTGGGGCGGCGGCTGGCTGGCCCAAATGGGCTACATCGACTTCGCCGGGTCGTCGGTCGTCCACATCGTCGGCGCGTGCATCGGGCTGGCCGGCACACTGACGCTGGGCAAGCGCAAAGACAAGGTCTTCGGCGACAGCATCCGCGGCCATAGCCTGCCCCTGGCGGCGTTGGGCACATTCATCCTGTGGCTGGGCTGGTTCGGCTTCAACCCCGGCAGCACCCTGGTCGCCGAGCCGATCTCGATCTCCCACATCGTCGTGACCACCGACTTCGCGGCCACGGCCGGGGCTATCGTCGCCATTTTGCTGGCCTACGTCCAGATGCGCAAATGGGACATCAGCATGGCCTTCAACGGCGCGCTGGGTGGCCTGGTGGCGATTACCGCCTCGGCGGCATTCGTCACGCCCATGTCGGCCCTGGTCATCGGTTCCATCGCCGGCGTGGTCGTTTTCCTGGGCGTCCACATGCTGGAAGTGTTCAAGATCGACGACCCGGTGGGGGCGCTGCCGGTGCACGGCCTGAACGGCGTCTTCGGCATCCTGGCCGTCGGCATCTTCGCCGGCAACGGCGTCGGCCTGCTCTCCGGCGGCGGTTTCGCCCAACTGGGCATCCAGCTGATCGGCATCGTGGCCTGCATTGCCTGGGCATTCCCGGTTTCGCTGCTATTATTCCAGGTATTGAAGCGTACCGTCGGCCTGCGTGTATCGGCCGAGGTGGAGGAAGAAGGACTGGATCACGCGCAGCACGGGCTGCACTCCCATCCCGAGTTTGTGGAGCCAACCCCGCTACGTCCCTATGGCGATCTGCGCCCGATCGGCGGTCTATCCGCCCCGGCGGGCACCGACTAA